The DNA segment CATTTGTCCACCGGGTTTTCCTAAATGTGTTTGTAATAAAAAATCAACTTTGAAGATCATTACCAAAAAGCCGATCGTTCCATCAATTGAAGAGATAAAAAGTAATAAAATGGCGCGCAGTGCAAAATTAAGAATTGCAGAAAAAAAGGGGGAGGTTGATGAAATATAAAATTATTCTTTTATTAATAATATTTTTAACCACAGTTTTTTCCCATTATTATAATAAACATAAGATCATAAAATATGAGCGGGAAAGTAACAGGTTGATCGAGATCTATAATTCCAAAAAAGACCTTAATTTGAATTATCTCAATATAAACAGCAAATTATGCTCACGGGAAAGAATACAGAAATTAGCAATTGAAAAATTAAATATGTTCTATCCGGATGATACGAGCAACATCCACAATATCAAGATCGATAACAGGAAGGAAACTTTCTGTTTGATAGACTATATTATTCCCTCCGCAGAAGCGCTAACAAAGTAGTCAGGCAAATTGCTCACTTCCTGCGGGAGGTGAGCAATTTTTTTTAGAACATGAAATCAAGATTTACCATTTTCCTTATTGTTGTATCTCTATTTACACTTTTATGGATAACCTATTTATTTATTATCCAGATCATGGATCCTTTTAATTTTCAAACAACTATCAATATCAGACAGAATCCTTCCAAACAGATAATCATTCCTTATCGGGGAAATATTTATGACAGAAATGGAGAACTATTTGTAAGTTCCATCAAACATTTCCAAATTGATATTGATAGAAATATTATTTTTCATGACTGTAAGAAAAATAAAGAAAAAAATATTTCTGATGTTTTTGAAAAAATAAGTGATATTATTTCCAGGAATACAGATCTTGGTAAAAATGAAATTCTGCAGAAACTCAACCGAAATCCTCAAAATACAAGTATTTTTATTTCGGAAAATATAACCGAATCACGGCTGGTTCTGATCAAAAAAGAATTCCAGAAGGAAGGAATTCGAGGATTAGTTCAGAATTTCAGTAAATTAAAAAGGTCATATCCAAAAAATGATCTTGCTGTCAGGCTTTTGGGAATGGTCAGAAAAAAGAGACAGGATAATTCGGGAAACTCAAAGTCAATTTACACGGTCGAAGGTATAACCGGAATCGAATCGACATATAATAATGAGTTGAAGGGAATTTACGGTTGGGAAGAAAAGATCATCGATGCTAAAAACAAGAAAATACCTTTCCTGTTTTTGAAAAAACGAGCTGCTGTAAATGGAAATTCTCTGATCTTAACTATCGATTGTAACTTCCAGGAAATATTAGAAGAAAACCTGAAAATCGGTTTGGAAAAATATAAAGCAAAAAATGCCATCGGGATTATCATGGGAGCTGAAACAGGTGAAATAATTGCTATGTCAGGAATTTCCAAAAACGATAAAAATAAATCAGCAGCCAGCCTTCGATCATTACCAAATCTTCCTGTTTCATTTCTTTTTGAACCCGGTTCAACCATGAAACCGATTACCGCTTTACTGGCAATTGAAAATAATATTTATAAACCGGAAGATAAGATCAATTGTCGGAATTATCGTATAGGCAACAGAATCATTACAGATGCCCATGAACACGATTATAAAACTTTGAGCTTCAAAGATATTATTGCTCTTTCAAGTAATGTCGGGATCAGCAGGATCGTTGAAAAAATCGGAAGTAAACTCCTTTATGATCGAATGATCGAACTTGGCTTCGGTCAGAAAACAGGTTCAAATCTATATGGAGAAACAACCGGAATTTTTCGTAAATTGAAAGACTGGCAAGGTTATTCATTACATTCGATTTCTTTTGGTCAGGAAATTTCAGTAACAGCTTTGCAATTAGCGAGAGCATACTGTGCTTTTGCAAATGGTGGAAAAATTCTGCAACCTTATATATTGAAAGAGATCAGAGATGACTCCGGTAAGGTCGTGCAATCATTCAAACCAAAAGTTTTAAGAAAAATATCAGATAAAAGATCATTGGATACATTGAAAGATTTTTTAAAGGGAGTTGTCGATCACGGAACTGCAAAATCTCTGAAAATGGATTATCTGGAAATCGCGGGAAAAACCGGTACTGGAGAAAAAGCTGTCAACGGAGTTTATTCCGAAGATAAATACACTTCGATTTTTGCCGGATTCTTTCCGGTTGATAAACCCGAATATGTGATGGTTATCCTATTTGATGAAGCTGATTATGAATCATATTCTTATTATGCAACTTTATCTGCTGTTCCAACCTTCAGAAATATTGTTAATAAACTTATCAACCTGCCGCAAACGGATATCATTGTCGATGTCAAGGAACGGGACAGAAATTATATCGTCATGCCTGATCTGAACGGATTAGATAGAATGCAAGCTTCAGAACTTCTGGCAAAGAAGAACATCCTTTTCAATATAATTGAAAAAAATAGATCAGGTGTAGTTATTAATCAATTTCCAAAGCCCGATGTTTCTTTTGATCAGAAAGAAATCGTGCAGATCATTATTGATGTCCCCAAATTAAAACACAAGCATAAGA comes from the Candidatus Cloacimonadota bacterium genome and includes:
- the mraW gene encoding 16S rRNA (cytosine(1402)-N(4))-methyltransferase; its protein translation is ICPPGFPKCVCNKKSTLKIITKKPIVPSIEEIKSNKMARSAKLRIAEKKGEVDEI
- a CDS encoding PASTA domain-containing protein; amino-acid sequence: MKSRFTIFLIVVSLFTLLWITYLFIIQIMDPFNFQTTINIRQNPSKQIIIPYRGNIYDRNGELFVSSIKHFQIDIDRNIIFHDCKKNKEKNISDVFEKISDIISRNTDLGKNEILQKLNRNPQNTSIFISENITESRLVLIKKEFQKEGIRGLVQNFSKLKRSYPKNDLAVRLLGMVRKKRQDNSGNSKSIYTVEGITGIESTYNNELKGIYGWEEKIIDAKNKKIPFLFLKKRAAVNGNSLILTIDCNFQEILEENLKIGLEKYKAKNAIGIIMGAETGEIIAMSGISKNDKNKSAASLRSLPNLPVSFLFEPGSTMKPITALLAIENNIYKPEDKINCRNYRIGNRIITDAHEHDYKTLSFKDIIALSSNVGISRIVEKIGSKLLYDRMIELGFGQKTGSNLYGETTGIFRKLKDWQGYSLHSISFGQEISVTALQLARAYCAFANGGKILQPYILKEIRDDSGKVVQSFKPKVLRKISDKRSLDTLKDFLKGVVDHGTAKSLKMDYLEIAGKTGTGEKAVNGVYSEDKYTSIFAGFFPVDKPEYVMVILFDEADYESYSYYATLSAVPTFRNIVNKLINLPQTDIIVDVKERDRNYIVMPDLNGLDRMQASELLAKKNILFNIIEKNRSGVVINQFPKPDVSFDQKEIVQIIIDVPKLKHKHKIDYKMPDLVGLTIRRALSETNRKKIKLIVQGRGIIKSQSIPPGNETNFGEKCLVTAN